The Trichoderma breve strain T069 chromosome 2, whole genome shotgun sequence DNA segment CAGATTCGTAGATCGTCTGTGCAGATTTCTTTGGGAGAGCCCCCGGTTGGCCAAAATAGCCCACGACGTCAACGCATCTCGGCAGATGTACGTTGCCTGGGTTAGAGATCTGGTCCAAGTGGTTCCAAGGGCCAAAGAGGCAGCCCAAGGGAAGGGAGCCAACTGATCAGGTATCCTCTTTCAGCTCGATGTGATGTGCAATTGTCTCTAGATATAAAACTAGATCGGCCCTAACCACAGTCTATCCCCACActtgctttctttccaagctgaagagacGGTCCAGAACCCATGATATATATTCCTACGGCAGCATGTCTCAACTCAAATCTACCCGGAAGCTTTAGTAATTATGTGAAACTAGTAATTTATTGTCTCATTTTAATAGTAGTTCTATATCCTGACTCTATTCCAGGTTTCCTCGTCTAAAGCAGGCAAACCCCAGTGCCGGCAGGGAGTATCGTAGATGACGGCATATACAAGCATCGAGATCCCAAGTTGACAAATTTCTCCCTGGTTTTCAGTAGGCACAACCGATGAATCTCTATTTCCGCCCGGATCCGTCTacttcagcttcttttcgaAAACTCTATAGTCCACAGGACCACTCAACAATGGCGCCAGTGCAGGGTAATCATCCGCAAAATCAGCCAGCCTCACCAGCTGGAACCCCAGCCGTCTATACCACgcctccatcctcgtcttgaGCGGATGGGCATAGCTCGTCGGCACCAAGATGTCCAGCCCGAGAGTGTCGCAGCCCAGAGACAGACAGTAGTCCTCCACAAACTTGAATATCTCGCGGCCCAGTCCAAGGCCTTGGTGTGTCTTGTCGAGGGTAAGCATGCCCAAAGTGCACATTGTGTCTGAGGCACGCTTGACATACACGCATCCTACCAGCTGACCCTTTTGAGGAGTTTCCTGGTCTTCTTCGGATGCcgatgagggagaggcgAGATA contains these protein-coding regions:
- a CDS encoding acetyltransferase (GNAT) domain-containing protein — translated: MSTPALSNGTEATSGTPRLIIEFPPAAVADDLSLISAITKLVNLVFIEAEAGIWNHGFVRTSDAEVADFIRKGQLAVAYLASPSSASEEDQETPQKGQLVGCVYVKRASDTMCTLGMLTLDKTHQGLGLGREIFKFVEDYCLSLGCDTLGLDILVPTSYAHPLKTRMEAWYRRLGFQLVRLADFADDYPALAPLLSGPVDYRVFEKKLK